The Mytilus galloprovincialis chromosome 4, xbMytGall1.hap1.1, whole genome shotgun sequence genome contains a region encoding:
- the LOC143072103 gene encoding cerebellin-2-like, which yields MLLFSILMCMVLYSSSAQKSCPGISNDVFEDLMDVMMKLKCQSGQSNNGELQSKKPAFLATLSKNVNLGQNHILKFDSIKTNIGDGYDASSGVFTAPRKGTYEFAVNFITGKKDEWLELDLIKNNNMVVRGHAAFDKHTSGSLQAILELKKGDRIYINHPRGSGLLQGEHYTMFSGHYI from the exons ATGTTACTGTTCAGTATCCTAATGTGCATGGTTTTATATTCATCGTCTGCTCAAAAGTCTTGTCCAGGAATAA GCAATGATGTTTTTGAAGATTTGATGGATGTCATGATGAAACTTAAGTGTCAGTCAGGCCAATCAA ACAACGGGGAACTACAGTCAAAGAAACCGGCATTTCTGGCAACGTTATCTAAAAATGTCAACTTAGGACAGAACCACATATTAAAGTTTGATTCTATAAAGACAAACATCGGGGATGGGTATGACGCAAGTTCTGGAGTGTTTACTGCTCCACGGAAAGGCACATACGAATTTGCAGTGAATTTCATCACCGGTAAAAAAGATGAATGGCTCGAGTTAGACCTGATTAAGAACAACAACATGGTTGTGAGGGGACATGCTGCTTTTGATAAACACACATCGGGGTCACTTCAAGCCATTCTTGAACTGAAGAAAGGCGACCGGATCTATATCAATCATCCACGAGGTTCCGGGTTGCTTCAAGGAGAACACTACACGATGTTTTCTGGCCATTACATATAA
- the LOC143072105 gene encoding uncharacterized protein LOC143072105 yields MSLQLSLLMLVVLYASSAASSCQRINNDEFEDLTNVMRKIACQSGGISEKPAFLAT; encoded by the exons ATGAGTCTACAGTTAAGCTTACTTATGTTGGTTGTATTGTATGCATCATCTGCTGCCAGCTCTTGCCAAAGAATAA ACAATGACGAATTCGAAGATTTGACGAATGTCATGAGGAAGATAGCGTGTCAATCAG GAGGAATCTCCGAAAAACCGGCGTTCCTTGCAACCTAA